Proteins from a single region of Sylvia atricapilla isolate bSylAtr1 chromosome 7, bSylAtr1.pri, whole genome shotgun sequence:
- the NAB1 gene encoding NGFI-A-binding protein 1 isoform X2, translating into MASALPRTLGELQLYRILQKANLLFYFDAFIQQGGDDVQQLCEAGEEEFLEIMALVGMASKPLHVRRLQKALRDWVTNPGLFNQPLTSLPVSSIPIYKLPEGSPAWLGISCSSYERNSSTREPHLKIPKCAATTCVQSVGTSKSDVVGSLSLQSSSEPRLWQGHHTTESEHSLSPADLGSPASPKENSETLDAAAALSVAECVERMVPSLPKSDSNEVKELLKTNKKLAKMIGHIFEMSDDDPHKEEEIRKYSAIYGRFDSKRKDGKHLTLHELTVNEAAAQLCVKDNALLTRRDELFALARQISREVTYKYTYRTTKSKCGERDELSPKRIKIEDGYPDFQDTVQTLYQQDKMPLALAKGKSEDTAALNSQSEKVMAKQMEFLCNQAALERRLSTGCYRQNSEEHSPNGMSLDNADGQGERPLNLRMPSLPSRQMQHISLDGEQHMGKSLCSDLIRLYPSGEAKSQSSEGLGILKDFPHSAFNNIERKVIKTEPEDTR; encoded by the exons ATGGCGTCAGCTCTACCCAGAACCCTCGGAGAATTGCAGCTGTATCGAATACTACAAAAAGCAAATCTCTTGTTCTACTTCGATGCCTTCATTCAGCAGGGTGGTGATGAtgtccagcagctctgtgaagcAGGTGAAGAGGAGTTTTTGGAAATAATGGCTCTCGTGGGCATGGCTAGCAAGCCACTTCATGTCCGACGGCTGCAGAAGGCTTTGAGGGACTGGGTCACAAACCCTGGCCTTTTTAACCAGCCTCTCACCTCCTTGCCAGTCAGCAGCATTCCAATATATAAGTTGCCAGAAGGGTCTCCTGCGTGGCTGGGGATATCCTGCAGCAGTTACGAAAGGAACAGCAGCACCAGAGAGCCTCACCTGAAGATTCCGAAATGCGCTGCCACGACGTGCGTGCAGAGCGTGGGCACGAGCAAATCTGATGTGGTGGGGAGCTtgtcactgcagagcagcagcgaGCCCAGACTCTGGCAAGGACACCACACCACAGAGAgtgagcacagcctttccccggCTGACCTTGGCTCTCCAGCCTCACCAAAGGAAAACAGCGAGAccttggatgctgctgctgctctgtcgGTTGCTGAATGTGTAGAACGTATGGTTCCCTCCCTGCCCAAAAGTGACTCCAATGAAGTCAAGGAGttactgaaaacaaataagaaaCTGGCAAAGATGATTGGTCACATCTTTGAGATGAGTGATGATGACCCTCACAAAGAGGAGGAGATCAGGAAGTACAGTGCAATATACGGCAGATTTGACTCAAAAAGAAAGGATGGCAAGCATCTCACCCTCCATGAG CTCACAGTTAACGAGGCAGCTGCCCAGCTGTGTGTGAAAGATAACGCCTTGCTGACCAGGAGGGACGAGCTCTTCGCACTGGCCCGGCAAATCTCTCGGGAGGTCACCTACAAGTACACCTACAGGACCACCAA ATCTAAATGTGGAGAAAGGGATGAGCTGTCACCAAAGAGAATCAAGATAGAG GATGGTTATCCTGATTTCCAGGACACAGTCCAGACGCTCTATCAGCAAGATAAAATGCCACTTGCTTTGGCTAAAGGAAAGAGTGAAGACACAGCAGCTCTTAATTCCCAG TCGGAAAAGGTGATGGCAAAACAGATGGAGTTTCTTTGCAACCAGGCAGCGTTGGAGAGACGTCTTTCCACAGGGTGTTACAGGCAGAACTCGGAAGAGCACAGCCCCAATGGCATGTCATTAGATAATGCTGATGGACAAG GTGAAAGACCACTGAACCTCCGAATGCCCAGCCTGCCAAGCAGACAGATGCAGCACATTTCACTTGATGGAGAGCAGCACATGGGGAAATCTCTGTGCAGTGATTTGATCCGGCTTTACCCCAGTGGTGAGGCGAAGTCCCAGTCCTCAG AAGGCCTTggtattttaaaggattttccTCATTCGGCTTTTAACAACATTGAAAGGAAGGTCATAAAAACAGAACCTGAAGACACAAGATAG
- the NAB1 gene encoding NGFI-A-binding protein 1 isoform X1 — translation MGKEEPGRGGARAGTSAGLSLRPRDGTEGSPGRPAAADCRVLSSVMASALPRTLGELQLYRILQKANLLFYFDAFIQQGGDDVQQLCEAGEEEFLEIMALVGMASKPLHVRRLQKALRDWVTNPGLFNQPLTSLPVSSIPIYKLPEGSPAWLGISCSSYERNSSTREPHLKIPKCAATTCVQSVGTSKSDVVGSLSLQSSSEPRLWQGHHTTESEHSLSPADLGSPASPKENSETLDAAAALSVAECVERMVPSLPKSDSNEVKELLKTNKKLAKMIGHIFEMSDDDPHKEEEIRKYSAIYGRFDSKRKDGKHLTLHELTVNEAAAQLCVKDNALLTRRDELFALARQISREVTYKYTYRTTKSKCGERDELSPKRIKIEDGYPDFQDTVQTLYQQDKMPLALAKGKSEDTAALNSQSEKVMAKQMEFLCNQAALERRLSTGCYRQNSEEHSPNGMSLDNADGQGERPLNLRMPSLPSRQMQHISLDGEQHMGKSLCSDLIRLYPSGEAKSQSSEGLGILKDFPHSAFNNIERKVIKTEPEDTR, via the exons ATGGGAAAGGAGGAGCCTGGGCGGGGGGGGGCGCGGGCAGGAACTTCGGCGGGGCTGAGTCTGCGGCCCCGGGACGGCACCGAGGGGAGCCCcgggcggccggcggcggccgACTGCAGA GTTCTGTCGTCCGTGATGGCGTCAGCTCTACCCAGAACCCTCGGAGAATTGCAGCTGTATCGAATACTACAAAAAGCAAATCTCTTGTTCTACTTCGATGCCTTCATTCAGCAGGGTGGTGATGAtgtccagcagctctgtgaagcAGGTGAAGAGGAGTTTTTGGAAATAATGGCTCTCGTGGGCATGGCTAGCAAGCCACTTCATGTCCGACGGCTGCAGAAGGCTTTGAGGGACTGGGTCACAAACCCTGGCCTTTTTAACCAGCCTCTCACCTCCTTGCCAGTCAGCAGCATTCCAATATATAAGTTGCCAGAAGGGTCTCCTGCGTGGCTGGGGATATCCTGCAGCAGTTACGAAAGGAACAGCAGCACCAGAGAGCCTCACCTGAAGATTCCGAAATGCGCTGCCACGACGTGCGTGCAGAGCGTGGGCACGAGCAAATCTGATGTGGTGGGGAGCTtgtcactgcagagcagcagcgaGCCCAGACTCTGGCAAGGACACCACACCACAGAGAgtgagcacagcctttccccggCTGACCTTGGCTCTCCAGCCTCACCAAAGGAAAACAGCGAGAccttggatgctgctgctgctctgtcgGTTGCTGAATGTGTAGAACGTATGGTTCCCTCCCTGCCCAAAAGTGACTCCAATGAAGTCAAGGAGttactgaaaacaaataagaaaCTGGCAAAGATGATTGGTCACATCTTTGAGATGAGTGATGATGACCCTCACAAAGAGGAGGAGATCAGGAAGTACAGTGCAATATACGGCAGATTTGACTCAAAAAGAAAGGATGGCAAGCATCTCACCCTCCATGAG CTCACAGTTAACGAGGCAGCTGCCCAGCTGTGTGTGAAAGATAACGCCTTGCTGACCAGGAGGGACGAGCTCTTCGCACTGGCCCGGCAAATCTCTCGGGAGGTCACCTACAAGTACACCTACAGGACCACCAA ATCTAAATGTGGAGAAAGGGATGAGCTGTCACCAAAGAGAATCAAGATAGAG GATGGTTATCCTGATTTCCAGGACACAGTCCAGACGCTCTATCAGCAAGATAAAATGCCACTTGCTTTGGCTAAAGGAAAGAGTGAAGACACAGCAGCTCTTAATTCCCAG TCGGAAAAGGTGATGGCAAAACAGATGGAGTTTCTTTGCAACCAGGCAGCGTTGGAGAGACGTCTTTCCACAGGGTGTTACAGGCAGAACTCGGAAGAGCACAGCCCCAATGGCATGTCATTAGATAATGCTGATGGACAAG GTGAAAGACCACTGAACCTCCGAATGCCCAGCCTGCCAAGCAGACAGATGCAGCACATTTCACTTGATGGAGAGCAGCACATGGGGAAATCTCTGTGCAGTGATTTGATCCGGCTTTACCCCAGTGGTGAGGCGAAGTCCCAGTCCTCAG AAGGCCTTggtattttaaaggattttccTCATTCGGCTTTTAACAACATTGAAAGGAAGGTCATAAAAACAGAACCTGAAGACACAAGATAG